In the Peromyscus maniculatus bairdii isolate BWxNUB_F1_BW_parent chromosome 20, HU_Pman_BW_mat_3.1, whole genome shotgun sequence genome, one interval contains:
- the LOC143269764 gene encoding uncharacterized protein LOC143269764 isoform X1, with the protein MDAESPRPECYNPPDSAGGTGGSCSGPQTAEDEFLLPPQLPVAYEEGGTKQRSSGPAALRSNGVQTSCLPQPRNPAAWLTDGSSFLQEGERRAGAAVTTESEIVWTSPLPPGTSAQKAELIALTQALRMAEARRTRN; encoded by the exons atggacgccgagtcaccccgccccgagtgttacaacccccccgacagcgccggagggaccggcggctcctgcagcggcccccaaacagcggaggatgagttcctgcttcctccccaattgccggtcgcctacgaggaaggcgggacaaagcagcgaag ctctggtccagcagccctcagatcgaatggtgtgcagaccagttgtctccctcaaccccgcaaccctgctgcctggctcacggatgggagcagcttcctccaagaaggagaacggagggccggagcagccgtcaccaccgaatcggagatagtttggacctcaccactgccacctggaacatcggcccaaaaggcagagctgatcgcgctgacccaggccctccggatggcggaagcccggaggaccaggaactaa
- the LOC143269764 gene encoding uncharacterized protein LOC143269764 isoform X2 translates to MDAESPRPECYNPPDSAGGTGGSCSGPQTAEDEFLLPPQLPVAYEEGGTKQRSPPIDAKDGAKTPACREQLNRPVMPHPFKIGDSV, encoded by the exons atggacgccgagtcaccccgccccgagtgttacaacccccccgacagcgccggagggaccggcggctcctgcagcggcccccaaacagcggaggatgagttcctgcttcctccccaattgccggtcgcctacgaggaaggcgggacaaagcagcgaag ccctccaattgatgcaaaagacggtgcaaaaacccctgcctgccgggagcaactgaaccgcccggtgatgcctcacccattcaagattggggactctgtctag